Below is a genomic region from Lemur catta isolate mLemCat1 chromosome 15, mLemCat1.pri, whole genome shotgun sequence.
ATCCACCCTCTCTATCTTTCGGGGAAAGAAAAGGCCGACCTACAGATTTCGGTAAGAACTCAGCACTGGGGTGGGTGGTGAGGGCAGGAGGCGGCTGTGTCCGCAGCTGGCACACCACTCGCTCTTCCTCACACTCTCAGCTCATTCCCACAGCTTGCGTTGGCACTGATTAGAGTCGTGGCGCTGAGGGTGAACACTAGAGTCATGGGATATCAGGCTGGAAGGGACCCATGAGTGCAACCCCTtgtttcacagataaagaaaccagGAGGCGTAACACCATAAACAGGCGTCTAAACATCAGCTAGTGAGGTGGTGGTAGGGCTTAAACTAAAACCCATGTCTGTACCAACCATGGAGTCGCCCCGTCCAGGTTAAAATAACCAGAGAAACAGAGGACAGTCCTAACTACGGGGAATTCTGGGCGTGTAGCCAATAGGGAAGTTAGAATTCATATACACAAGGGTTCGCCACTTGCTACAGGCATCTTTGAGCTTTTGAGTAGGGGCTTCAATTTACAAAAATTCCACTGATGGCACCTAAGTTTGCAGGCTCCAGCATTCCTGCTGGGGCTGCTTTCCTCGCGGGAGGATCCGCACCTAGCTTGTCATGGTTGCCTCTTCCACTGCAGGTGTTTGAACATCATTTTGTGGTTGGGATTCTGGGCTGTGCAGCTGAACGTCTGTCTGTCACGAATCTACCTTGCTGCTCACTTTCCCCACCAGGTCGTTGCTGGAGTCTTGTCAGGTATCTATGCTCcgaccccctcccctccccgtccCACCCCATTTCTCCCTAATCAAAGCAGAGTCCCAGCATTCTAGCCATGTTCTGTGTGTGATCGATGCTGTTAGCCTTTCAGTGGGTTGAAAGTCAAGGGTGGGTGATTCGACATGATTGATTTCTATAGGAGTGCACAGATCTACACAGCTAAGTGTGTAGAAAAGCTGTATTACATCAAATTAACTCACCGAATTGAATTAGTTTAAAATCTCAGCTTTTTacaatccttttttctttttctgagacaaggtcctgctctgtcactctgggtacagtgcagtggtgtcatcatagctcactgcaacctcaaactcctgggctcaagcaatcctcccaccttggcctcccagagtgctaagattacaggcgtgagccaccgcgcccggcctacattctttatttcttactgCTCTTCAGTTGGAAGTGGGCCCTAATTTAATATTCAGGGAATCTACCAAATTTAACAAATTAACACTGTACTCTAAGAAACTGCTTTATTTAAATACAATCATTTGCAAACCTAATAGAGTTCTGGAGTTGATCTCTTTTATAGGTTCAGAGTTTTGAAAGTCTCTTTTCTTAGATCCAGTTAATAAGGGGCAGAAAAGATTTAGGTTAAGCATAAGGAAGATTTTGTGGGAGGCACTAGAATATGAGACCTGAAGGAAATTGTGGAATTTTCCCCCGGAGATCTATAAGAGCAGAACACAGAGCAGAACACAGTAGCATCCAAAGAAGAGTGTTTAGAACAAGGGAGCTAATGGTCTCATGGTAATCACAAAAGCAACACAGCATTTAGGACTAGATTCCATGTTTGGGGAGGAACCTGGAAGCCAGGTCACATGAAAAACCTGGGAATGTTTAGGTTAGAGAGAATAACTGTCTTCAGGCTGgtcgaggtggctcacacctgtaatcctagcactctaggaggccaaggtgggaggatcacttgaagtcaggagttcaagaccagcctgagcaagagtaaaacccctgtctctactaaaaatagaaaaattagccaggtgtggtggcgcacacctgtagtcctggctacttgggaggctgagggaggaggatggcttgagcccaggaatgtgaggttgctgatgccacagcactctagcctgggcaacagagcaaggttctgtctcaaaaaaaaaaaaaaggaataactgTCTTCAAATGTGTGACTAAGGGACTACGTTCACAATTTACTAACTTCTGTGGAAAGAACTGAGACCAATAGATGGTATTAGAGGAGGATGGATTTCAGCCCAGCACGAGGAAAAACTATTTAGCAATCAACTTCATTCAAAGATGAAATGGGCTGTTCTAGTGGGAGTGAGCTCTCCACCCCTGGGGGTATTCAAATAGACACAGGAGGACCCCTGACAGGAAACTTGCATACAGTGAGAGGATGTATGTGACATGACACTTCCATCTGAAAGAGTCTATGTTGAGAACAGGCTGGAATAAACCAGGTGACCCTCCAATCTGGGGTCTAGTGATTTAATTCCACAATGGCAGGACAGATGGCATGTCACCCATTGCTGCAAATCCACCTCTCCTGAACATCCAGAATCTTTCCTGTCTTTCACAGTCATTCTTTCTTCCGCTCAGGCATTGCCGTGGCTGAGACTTTCCGCCATATCCAGGGCATCTACAACGCCAgtctcaagaaatattttctcgTCACCTTCTTCCTGTTCAGCTTTGCCATTGGCTTTTACCTGCTGCTGAAGGGGCTGGGTGTAGACCTCCTGTGGACTCTGGAAAAGGCCAAGAGGTGCTGTCAGCGGCCAGAATGGATCCACATTGACACCACGCCCTTTGCCAGCCTCCTCAAGAACGTGGGGACCCTCTTTGGCCTGGGGCTGGCGCTCAACTCTAGCATGTACCAGGAGAGCTGCAAGGGCAAACTCAACAGGTGGCTCCCATTCCGCCTCAGCTGCATCGTGGCCTCCCTTGTCCTCCTGCACCTCTTTGACTCCTTAAAACCCCCGTCGCAAATCGAGCTGATCTTCTACGTCCTGTCCTTCTGCAAGAGTGCGGCAGTGCCCCTGGCATCTGTTAGTGTCATCCCCTACTGCCTTGCTCGGGTCCTGGGCCAGCCGCACAAGAAGTCTTTGTAAGGGATGTGGAGTCTTCAGTATTTGAAGTCCATGGCTGTGCCGGGGTTGAGGGGGACTAGGGTCTTCTGCCAGCCCATTTTGAGGCCAGAGGTGCTAACGTCAGCTCAGGGGATCCCCTTCTACAATCCTAATCACATTGGGTGATGTTTCTGAAAAGCCAGCGCAGCTATTTGAGAAAGCCTTGACTGTTAGAAGTGGGGTCATTCTGGGTTTTTCCTTGAATTTCCTACTTGTGCTCATTGTTaccaagaaaaggagagagaagcagTATATTTGATAGGGAAAGAAGGACGGATGAAGGTGGAGTTTTCAGTATGCTGCATATCATGCAGACTATGTGCCATGCAATGTCTAAACGGCTTCAATTATATGCCAAGGCACTCTCAATCACGGGGGACCAAACTAAAGTATAATTAACAAGTGGTTAATGGGGTAATTCTGCTTCTCATATTTTTCTActgtacatacatgtatgtaataCATTCATCGTTGTGTTTACTTGGATTTCTGAATGGCTGCAGTGACCTACACATAGTACCAGGTCAGACTATTCAGGCATAGTGGACTTCTCCTCTATCACATTACATCTTCCTCCTCATGAGCCCAGCTCTGCTTTCTCTGCTTTCCCCAGAATTTTCCACATCCACCCTGCTGTATCTTCAGATGGCTAACGGGCAACCCTGTGGGGATACTTTTTGTACGTTGCAGTTAAACTCCGAAATCTTGGACAAAATAGCAAGGCGAGGGCCAGGATTCCTCTCTCCAGAAGGTCACTCCAATGTTACTTTTGATTCCTGGAGGGTAAATATGACTCCTTTCTCTATCCCAAGCCAATCCAGCCACATTCATAGAGGAAAAGCCAGTTCCTCCTTGCCTATTCTCCAATCTCAACTGATTTGCAGAAtatgcccttaaaaaaaaaatctgaagactATTTATTTGAAAGACCTTGTGTTTCTTACTAATTATATAGTATACCATACATATATTATCATTCACACCAACCATCCTGCTCATaacatctttgaaaagaaaaatatatatgtgcagtattttattaaaacattttatttaagaatgaagTCTTGTTGATTACTATATTTTAGATTCAATGTGATCTGACGGTTCTAATTCTGGCCCACCTAAATTTCTAgctctttctctgtttccctaAACAAATAATTTGGTTTCTCTgtgcctgcattttttttttttttttttttttgagacagggtttcgctctattgcccaggctggagtgcagtggtgtcatcatagctcactgcagcctcaaactcctgggctcaagcaatccttcctgcctcagcctcctgagtagctggggctacaggcatgtgccaccacacccaactaatttttctattttttgtagagatgggggtcttgctcttgctcaggctggtcttgaacttctggcctcaagcaatcctcccaaagtgctaggattacaggcgtgagccactgtgcccagcccctgcaTTCTCCCTTTGGAGAAGGAAAATGCTGTGTCTCAAGTTGACCTGAACTTCTATCAGGGACAGGGAGATTTTGGGGGGCACAGGTAGAGTTGAGCATATCAACATAGGCACAGGATCAGCTCAGAATCAGAAAGATCCAGAGTTGGCCAAGACTGAACATGAATTACCAGAGCACAGGTCAGCATAAATTGCTCTATGGTATCAAATTGCAAGTTGAGGGCAGACAGGCAGGGTCATTACTAAACTAAGCAATTGTGGAATGCAAGTTGTAGTGGCAGAACGAGACTGGGAGGATTCTGGAACCCAAGATTTTGGGTTATAGTTAAAGAAAGTCTAAACAGGGCAAGTCAGAGCACCAAGGAATGCACAAGGAAGCTATTGCAGTCTTCTCTGCTAAGTGATTTGTTTCATCCTGAGTGTAGGGTCCCACCTCTAAAGGCCTCAACTCCCCACCATAACCCTGGACTTTGTGGAGGTGAGACCTGCGCATTTACTCCAGCACTTCGGAACGTGTATATTTAGGGAAAGTTGAATCATCCTCCTGGATTTGGGTTCTTGGAGGGGGAAGGACTGGGCCCCTCACAGACTCTAATGGCCCCACCCACGGAGAAAGGAAGTGGCCTTGATCTGTCTGAATTGAACCCCACTGCTTAGGCATGGCCCCATCCTTGAAGATCCATTTGCTCTCAGGGACCAAGTCCAAGATCCT
It encodes:
- the G6PC1 gene encoding glucose-6-phosphatase catalytic subunit 1, whose protein sequence is MRMEDGMNALHDFGIQSTHYLQVKYQDSQDWFILVSVIADLRNAFYVLFPIWFHLREAVGIKLLWVAVIGDWLNLVFKWILFGQRPYWWVLDTDYYSNTSVPLIKQFPVTCETGPGSPSGHAMGAAGVYYVMVTSTLSIFRGKKRPTYRFRCLNIILWLGFWAVQLNVCLSRIYLAAHFPHQVVAGVLSGIAVAETFRHIQGIYNASLKKYFLVTFFLFSFAIGFYLLLKGLGVDLLWTLEKAKRCCQRPEWIHIDTTPFASLLKNVGTLFGLGLALNSSMYQESCKGKLNRWLPFRLSCIVASLVLLHLFDSLKPPSQIELIFYVLSFCKSAAVPLASVSVIPYCLARVLGQPHKKSL